GTTGCGCTTTTGGATTGGCTCTGGCCGGATGCAAACCAATCGCCGAAATTCAATTTTCAGATTATATTTTCAACACGATTGATCTCTTAAAATTATGCGGCAATAATCTTTGGTGTTCCAACGGGGCATGGCCCGTGCAGATGGTCGTGATGACGCCGGTTGGAGCCGGCATTCACGGTTCCATTTATCATTCGCATTCTTTTGAAGCGATCATGAGCCATATTCAGGGTTGGAAAATTGTCATTCCTTCCAATGCTTATGACGCCTATGGCTTGATGCTGTCCGCGGTTAAAGATCCCAATCCGGTCATGTATCTGTTCCCAAAAGCTCTCTTGCGTGTGCAGGGAGAGGAAAAAATTCCTGGTGAACCCGCTGATGCGAAACAGCTTTCCCAAATGATTGACGCCCCTCTTGGAGATCGCAGTCGTTGGCAGGCCAAATGGCCCAATCTTCAGCAGGCGGATATTCCTTTGGGAAAGGCGAAAGTCTGTGTTGAGGGAAATCAAATCACTGTCATCAGTTATGGACGGATGCTTCCTCTTTGTGTCCAAGCGGCACAGCAATTAAAAGAGGAGCAGATCTCCGCGGAAGTCATCGATTTGCGCACGCTTTATCCTTACGATCAGAAAACAATTTTTGAATCGGTCAAAAAAACGGGACGTGTTGTGATTGTCAATGAAGACACGGAAATTACAAATTACGGAGAACACATTCTCCGCCGAATTATGGAAGATTGTTTTTACCATCTGCAAGCGCCGCCGATTTTACTCGCAGGAGCGAACGTCCCCGGCGTTGGTCTTGCAGAATCGTTAGAGAATATCACCATCCCGGAGCTTCCTCATATTAAGGATGCCATCCTTAGCATTGCCAAGGTGGTGTAATAAAACCGGGAAAATTTCTTAAAGAGATGACGTTAACATTTTTGCCCATGACAGGACGCAACTTTTGGGGTTCCAGCTTGATATCGAAAAGAAAAATTTCATTTCCCTTTTTCAATAAGACATCGGTTTCGCGTTTCAAATTGGAAGAATACCAGTAATACATCGGATCATTCTTCCCTGCCAAATAATTGATGACGATGGATTCAAAGATATTGCCAAGTTTTTCTCTTTTTTCCAGATAATTTACCCACCATTGATAACAGTTTCGCAGGCCTCTCAAATAACATCCCGCAATCACGCATAACAGCGGATCAATAAAATATATTTTTTTGGCTTTTCGAGGCGACGACATTTCTTTGTCGGGATCGTAACAATTTAACACTCTGCACAAGAAGGCAAGTTCAAGATGCTCGACATAATCTGAAGCCGTCTCGTGGCTTTTAATGGGGGTTTTTTCGATAACCCTTTGCCATGTAACTTGTGTGCCCAGCGTATCAAAAATCCGAAAAAGAATATGAACCAAAACTTCCCGTGACAGTTTGAATCGGTGGGCATCTCCGAATATCCAATTGGAATATGTTTCGTATGTGTCATCAAGAACCTGTCCGAATTCACAGAAATCACGAATGCCATGCGGAAATCCTCCCACTTTCATATATATCTTCAGCAATTCCTCTTTTGGCAGATTTTTGAAACATTCAAGCCCTGAATAATCATCGATATTTAACGGGTATATATTTATCTCCTTGACGTTTCTTCCCGAAAATCGCTCCGCCATCTTTTTTAGATCGCGCGCATTGGAACCCGAAATAAAAAGAGAGGCATTTTTTAAAAGGCCGGCATTGTAAAGCCAGAGTACACATCTTTGCCAGTCTTCCACGAACGTTATTTCGTCAAGACAAACAACCGTTTGATGGTTTTTTTTTGGTTCGATCCAATTGGTAATCGCATCCTGCAACTTTTCGAAATTGCCGAAGGACTCGCAGGAAAGAAAAAGACATTTTTTGGCATCCAGTCTAGCAGTCTGGATAGCCTCTTTTATTTTTTCTTTTAGGAGGGTTGTTTTTCCAACTTGTCTTCCTCCGCGAAGGATGTAGCCACGTCCTTGTTCGAATAAAAGATTTCTTTTGATCGGGTTATCAAAATAATAAGGTTTGCCCTTTATCTGCACAATGTGTTCATCTGTTTCAATTGCAGAAGGATCATCCCACCATGGATTCAAGATTTTGATCGAAGTTAGATTCATAATTGCTGGATATCATTGAATAAATATATAAAACATAAAATACGCGATTATGATCGCATATTTTATGTTTTAGGACAACAAAAAGATCATCCCATAAAAAAACATCCCAAAATACAACGCGTCAAAAATCGTTAGCGGTCTTCCCATGTCAGACCGATGCATCGAAGGCCACAATGATTGCGGAGAGGTGCGAAGTTCTGCGAAACGGAAGTCTGAAATTTTTAAGGGTTTTGCTAAAAAGATTTACCACATGGAGTGTCGGAACAAAGCCTGCGTTTCGGTTGAGGGAAAAGGACCGAATAAATGCGAAAAAAATATAGACTGTAGAACTGTAAAATCACCTCCTCGATTTTAATTGTTCAGTGACATCGGACGGTTTAGTGTTTGACTTCCCCCCAAGGCCACTTTATTATCCGCGCCGTTACATTTGATAATAAGAGAAGTGGTGGAAAGTGTCATTCCGGCGGAGCCTGTCCCTGCAGGCAGTAAGCAGGGAGCCGGAATCCAGAAATATTTATAAATAATGGATCCCTGCTTTCGCAGGGATGACAAAAAATGTGTTTGCACCATTTCATATGGGGGGAGAGTGAAGAAAATAAAATTTGGTTTTTGGATTGCTGTCGTTTCTTTTTTATCTTATCCCGCATTTGCCCGTTTTCCCAGTAACAG
The window above is part of the Deltaproteobacteria bacterium genome. Proteins encoded here:
- a CDS encoding alpha-ketoacid dehydrogenase subunit beta encodes the protein MATMAQAIRLALHYAEENLGVMDVFGEDVGPPLGGVFTCTQGIKSAWNSPLDERGIIGCAFGLALAGCKPIAEIQFSDYIFNTIDLLKLCGNNLWCSNGAWPVQMVVMTPVGAGIHGSIYHSHSFEAIMSHIQGWKIVIPSNAYDAYGLMLSAVKDPNPVMYLFPKALLRVQGEEKIPGEPADAKQLSQMIDAPLGDRSRWQAKWPNLQQADIPLGKAKVCVEGNQITVISYGRMLPLCVQAAQQLKEEQISAEVIDLRTLYPYDQKTIFESVKKTGRVVIVNEDTEITNYGEHILRRIMEDCFYHLQAPPILLAGANVPGVGLAESLENITIPELPHIKDAILSIAKVV
- a CDS encoding ATP-binding protein; translated protein: MNLTSIKILNPWWDDPSAIETDEHIVQIKGKPYYFDNPIKRNLLFEQGRGYILRGGRQVGKTTLLKEKIKEAIQTARLDAKKCLFLSCESFGNFEKLQDAITNWIEPKKNHQTVVCLDEITFVEDWQRCVLWLYNAGLLKNASLFISGSNARDLKKMAERFSGRNVKEINIYPLNIDDYSGLECFKNLPKEELLKIYMKVGGFPHGIRDFCEFGQVLDDTYETYSNWIFGDAHRFKLSREVLVHILFRIFDTLGTQVTWQRVIEKTPIKSHETASDYVEHLELAFLCRVLNCYDPDKEMSSPRKAKKIYFIDPLLCVIAGCYLRGLRNCYQWWVNYLEKREKLGNIFESIVINYLAGKNDPMYYWYSSNLKRETDVLLKKGNEIFLFDIKLEPQKLRPVMGKNVNVISLRNFPGFITPPWQC